From a single Solanum dulcamara chromosome 4, daSolDulc1.2, whole genome shotgun sequence genomic region:
- the LOC129886959 gene encoding zinc finger CCCH domain-containing protein 30-like, whose translation MCTGPERPNSSASTNQATTDSNSNMKGITKLTVETEDSFSSLLELAANNDLEGFKRSVELDASAIDEVGLWLVRKKGAKLIVNEERTPLMVAATYGSLDVLKLIISNPVVDVNRACGPNKCTALHCATSSGSVNAVDAVKLLLSAGADPNVKDANGQRPADVVVVPPKLPGARASLEELLLNNSSDGSVGDCKLRVSVATSDASSPILSSSPENGSPCSSLESMSSPMALKFTDIPANSAREKKEYPIDPSLPDIQNSIYSTDEFRMFSFKVRPCSRAYSHDWTECPFVHPGENARRRDPRKYHYSCVPCPEFRKGACRRGDMCEYAHGVFECWLHPAQYRTRLCKDGTSCARRICFFAHTTEELRPLYVSTGSAVPSPRSAASAASVMDMAAALNLFPGSPSAHSVMSPSAFNQPMSPTANGMSHSSAPWPQPNVPTLHLPGSNLQSSRLRSSLSARDIPPEDFNMLQDFDAQQLVLNDMAYYSQPRPNSASLNRTGRSKTLTPSNLEELFSAELNSSPRFSDQAAASGVFSPSHKSAYFNQFQQQQSMLSPINTNVFSPKNIEHPLLQASFGVSSPGRMSPRSMEPISPMSARLSAFAQREKQQQQLRSLSSRDLGSNNASVVGSPVGNSWSNWGSPNGKVDWSVNGSGCGHLPRSSSFEQLNNGEEPDLSWVQSLVKESPTQMTEKQAAPNLGAALSGESLKNSSQIDSVDHSVLGAWLEQMQLDQLVA comes from the coding sequence ATGTGCACTGGCCCAGAAAGACCCAATTCGAGTGCATCTACCAACCAAGCCACTACTGATTCTAATTCTAATATGAAGGGTATTACTAAACTCACAGTTGAGACTGAAGATTCTTTTTCTAGTTTGCTTGAGCTTGCTGCAAACAACGATCTTGAAGGTTTTAAAAGGTCTGTGGAGCTTGATGCTTCTGCTATTGATGAGGTGGGGCTATGGTTGGTTCGCAAGAAAGGTGCAAAGCTGATTGTTAATGAGGAAAGGACTCCTTTAATGGTAGCTGCCACATATGGAAGTTTAGATGTTTTGAAGTTGATTATCTCTAATCCTGTGGTTGATGTTAACCGTGCTTGTGGTCCAAACAAGTGCACTGCTCTTCACTGTGCGACCTCTAGTGGTTCTGTCAATGCTGTTGACGCAGTTAAGTTGCTACTATCAGCTGGTGCCGATCCTAATGTTAAGGATGCTAATGGCCAGCGGCCAGCTGATGTGGTGGTTGTTCCACCAAAGCTTCCTGGTGCTAGAGCTTCTCTTGAAGAACTGCTTTTGAACAATTCATCTGATGGTTCAGTTGGTGACTGCAAATTGAGAGTATCTGTGGCTACTTCAGATGCATCCTCTCCCATTCTCTCCTCATCACCAGAAAATGGATCTCCTTGTTCATCATTGGAGTCCATGTCTTCCCCTATGGCATTGAAGTTCACTGATATCCCTGCAAATTCTGCACGAGAGAAAAAAGAATATCCAATAGATCCGTCTCTCCCTGATATCCAGAACAGTATATATTCAACGGATGAGTTTCGCATGTTCTCTTTTAAGGTCCGGCCATGTTCTAGGGCTTATTCACATGACTGGACAGAGTGCCCATTTGTCCACCCAGGAGAGAATGCTCGCAGAAGAGATCCAAGGAAGTACCACTATAGCTGTGTGCCTTGTCCTGAATTTCGCAAGGGGGCATGCCGCCGCGGTGATATGTGTGAATATGCTCATGGGGTGTTTGAGTGCTGGCTACACCCTGCTCAGTATCGTACCCGCCTGTGCAAGGACGGTACAAGTTGTGCTAGGCGAATCTGCTTTTTTGCCCATACTACTGAGGAGCTTAGGCCCTTGTATGTCTCTACTGGATCTGCAGTTCCATCTCCGAGGTCAGCTGCTTCTGCGGCAAGTGTGATGGATATGGCTGCAGCATTGAACCTTTTTCCTGGTTCGCCCTCAGCACACTCAGTGATGTCTCCCTCTGCATTTAACCAACCCATGTCCCCCACTGCCAATGGTATGTCTCATTCATCTGCACCATGGCCTCAACCAAATGTCCCCACTCTTCATCTACCTGGAAGCAATCTGCAGTCTAGCCGTCTGAGGTCTTCCCTTAGTGCACGAGACATTCCGCCCGAGGATTTTAACATGTTGCAGGATTTTGATGCCCAACAACTAGTTCTCAATGACATGGCTTACTATTCACAACCACGTCCTAATTCTGCCTCTTTGAATCGAACTGGTCGGTCCAAGACACTAACTCCTTCTAATCTTGAAGAGCTATTTTCTGCTGAGCTGAACTCTTCTCCACGATTTTCTGATCAGGCAGCGGCTTCTGGTGTTTTTTCCCCATCACATAAGTCGGCTTACTTCAATCAGTTCCAACAGCAACAGAGCATGCTTTCACCAATTAATACTAACGTTTTTTCCCCGAAAAACATTGAGCACCCTCTTTTGCAGGCTTCTTTTGGTGTTTCCTCACCTGGAAGGATGTCCCCAAGAAGCATGGAGCCCATTTCTCCTATGAGTGCTCGCCTTTCAGCATTTGCTCAGCGTGAGAAGCAGCAGCAACAGCTGCGAAGCCTAAGCTCCCGTGATCTTGGATCCAATAATGCCTCGGTTGTTGGATCCCCAGTAGGTAATTCTTGGTCGAATTGGGGGTCCCCCAATGGGAAGGTTGACTGGTCTGTCAACGGAAGTGGATGTGGACACCTACCCAGATCTTCTTCTTTTGAGCAGCTCAACAATGGAGAGGAGCCTGACCTATCATGGGTGCAATCTCTTGTCAAGGAATCTCCAACCCAGATGACAGAGAAGCAGGCCGCTCCTAATTTAGGTGCTGCACTATCCGGTGAGAGTTTGAAAAACAGTTCCCAAATTGATTCAGTTGATCATTCAGTTTTAGGAGCTTGGCTCGAGCAGATGCAACTTGATCAGCTTGTAGCCTAG
- the LOC129884856 gene encoding uncharacterized protein LOC129884856, translating into MAAAEEPILSRLDRLDNIIKKLEEVRGGDHSPKTSTASSETLTSDGQVSSLDFSPRSMEKHCRPIDDVISETEHKGTLVERLVNVENRVLNVCLQLEAELEMMKKKKKDDVIVEENLKKQREENNVVVIEEKNKSPHKKGSFKSFVKSLC; encoded by the exons ATGGCAGCAGCAGAAGAACCAATACTCTCTAGGCTCGACAGACTTGACAATATT ATAAAAAAATTAGAGGAAGTGAGAGGAGGTGATCATTCCCCGAAGACATCAACGGCATCAAGCGAGACATTAACGAGCGACGGGCAAGTTTCGTCGCTCGATTTCTCACCAAGAAGCATGGAGAAGCATTGCCGTCCCATAGACGACGTGATTTCGGAGACGGAGCATAAAGGGACACTTGTTGAGAGGCTGGTAAATGTTGAGAACAGGGTATTGAATGTGTGTTTGCAGTTGGAAGCAGAGTTggagatgatgaagaagaagaaaaaagatgatGTTAttgttgaggagaatttgaagaagCAAAGAGAGGAGAATAATGTTGTTGTAATTGAGGAGAAGAATAAATCACCACATAAGAAGGGTAGTTTCAAGAGCTTTGTAAAGTCTTTGTGTTAA
- the LOC129886960 gene encoding chaperonin-like RbcX protein 2, chloroplastic: MVGTISGSGRSLADNHSSPCLCLNPSLNSGSSNFKTSGELGLWRSYKGRKQLNLSSSFLEAWCEWRLSAKMVSLAVNGGLRKRQKIRKFTVVGGLEVEDDDSGEDVKNEIINVITYKAVRTVLQQLYEMNPPQYTWFYNFIANHVPNTGKNFLQQLFKEKRELAERVMITRLSLYSIWMQKCDHAELYNRISDENVELMRERLAQTVIWPSDDDEIAGSLD, encoded by the exons ATGGTGGGAACTATTTCTGGGTCTGGAAGATCATTGGCTGATAATCATTCTTCTCCATGTTTGTGCTTGAATCCTAGTCTTAACTCAGGCAGCTCTAATTTCAAGACTAGTGGGGAATTGGGGTTGTGGAGAAGCTATAAGGGGAGAAAGCAGTTGAATTTAAGCAGCAGTTTCTTGGAAGCATGGTGTGAGTGGAGGTTATCTGCAAAGATGGTGTCTTTGGCTGTAAATGGGGGTTTAAGAAAGAGACAGAAGATTAGGAAATTCACTGTTGTTGGTGGGTTGGAAGTGGAGGATGATGATTCAGGGGAAGATGTTAAAAAT GAAATAATCAATGTGATCACTTACAAAGCTGTACGGACTGTTCTTCAACAACTCTATGAAATGAATCCGCCACAGTACACATGGTTTTACAA TTTTATAGCAAATCATGTGCCTAACACTGGGAAGAATTTCCTTCAACAGCTTTTCAAG GAAAAGCGAGAACTTGCTGAGAGAGTGATGATAACACGTCTTAGCCTTTACAGTATATGGATGCAG AAATGTGATCATGCTGAATTATATAACAGAATATCTGATGAGAACGTGGAGCTGATGCGTGAACGACTCGCTCAAACTGTTATATGGCCATCTGATGATGATGAGATTGCTGGAAGTTTGGATTGA